Below is a window of Cheilinus undulatus linkage group 8, ASM1832078v1, whole genome shotgun sequence DNA.
CGGCTTGTACAGCGTGTTGCTAACAGATAAATACATCTCTACTTCCTTCTGTTTGCGTACTCTTTCATCCATTTCTGATTGCTCACCTTCATCCCCTTTCTCTCTGCTAATTTTCACCACTACATCTGCCCTTTCTTCAGTCTGTTTGTCCATTTTGCGATCCTCCTTCCCCTCTGAGTCTAACAATGTGTCAGCATGAGTGTATGTAGATGTGTCACCATGCATAGCCGAGAACTGGTCAGCATGCATGTCGGCTCGGTTCTGCCGCATACCTCTCAATCCCTCCTCTTCCAacagctcctcctccacctcctcctcctgctctggtTCTGAGTGCTCCTGGTCCGACCTTAAAACAGACATCTCTTCTTCCACCTCCTCTTCTTTTACATCAGCGATCGGCTCCTCCAAAGCCTGATCCTCAGAGCGTCCCAGGATCTCTCGCACCacatttttggcccatttaagGTGAGGCGCTTGGGAATGCCGCTTTGGCTCCTCGGACATGCTCCACGCACCGCTCATTCGAATCCGGATGGCCTCCACCTCCTCAGGACTCATCGCTCCAGACTTAATCCCGTCCAAGATGGGTTGAATTTGCTCAAAATCCACTTGGGAGAAAACATCAGCGTAGGGATTAGATGGAAGTGGGGAATTACTCTCGTTCCCTCTGTTTTCccctttgtttttctctctccacTCTATGAGCAGTCTTTCAGTCTGTGAGTCTCTTTTAAATGTTCCTATTTCCTCATAAGGATGCTCCACTTTTCCCTTGGTTACTCCACCAGTCTCTGATGACACTCTTTGTCCGTTGTCGGATGTTTCACTGGCGATCCGGTCAGATCTTCCCAGGTCATCCTGAGGTTGCTGCGTGTTGTCATCACTAAAACGATGACTACTTTTAAAACTTGGTTCACGTCTTTCCACTCCCTCTTTCTCATCAACTTGTGACGGTGACATGTCCCTCTTTTGTGTCCGAGGCAGCGTTTGCCCAATCACACAGAAGACATACTTCGGCTGCTTCTCTTTCCCTCCATCGTCTGTCtcttccctctcctcccccttGAAAGCAACAGGTGAGTGTTCATCATATGACCGTCCACTTTCCCAGAATTCCTGACAGTCCTCaaactcttcctcctctctgtcatcCTCGCCACTGGACACCGTCACAAACCCGTCCTCTCCTGACAACATTCTGTCTCTGTCTAGCTTCCACCCTGTTTCACTTCCTCCTTCTTCGCTGCCTTCACTACGTGGCCAGTAATCGCTGCcaccctcttcctctctgtcactcTCCTCTGTGTTATCAGTTACATTCTCTCCTTCTGCATCCCTTCTCCGCCAGCTTCCCTCTATCCCTCCATCGCTGTCAGACAGACGTTCCTTCCCTGCTTTATCTCCTTCTCTCCAGAATTCTTCCACCTCCTCTCTGTCTATGCTCACACCCTCTgactccctttttttttctctgctgtatTCATCCCTTCCTCTGTGCCTCTTATCTGGTTCCTCTTTTGCCCTTTGCCCCTCCTTTTCCCACTCCATCCTCCTCTCCCGCTCTCTGTCTACAAGTTCTTCCTTACTATTCTTACTCCTCTGTGGCTCTAACCACATCCTTCTCTGCTCAGTCGCCTCCCCTCGACTTCTCTCTGACTTTCTCTCATCTTCTCCCCCTCTTCCACTCTCTTCGTAACTGTCTCGGCCTCTTCTGTGCCTGACCTCACTGCTGTCCATGTCGCTGCTCCACTCACCACTGCTCTGGGCTCGTGGAGGCGGCCTAGGAGCTGTATCGTTCTGGGCTCGGTTTCTCTTACCTGGATCTGCCTCTCTTTCCTTTGTGTCCCTGCTTCGTCTCTGATCATACTCCCTGTATCTGTCTtccatccatctttctctctccttttctgtctctctgtacctctccctctctttctccaccttccTCCGCCTTGACTGATccgcctctctgtctctgtatcTGTTTCTGTCCTCGTCCTCGTATCTGCCCCTCTCCGTTCTGCCCTTATTGTCCCCTTCGCTCCGGCTTTGTTGATATGTcaactcctccctctctctgtccctcactctctccctccttcgCTCTCTCTCATCGCTGTCTCCTTCACTCCTGGTATCCCTCTTACCCTCCTTTTGGGCCGTCTCTCTCCCCTTTCTGTCATTGTAAATGTCTCTGTCCATTCTTCTACTTGGAGAAGGCCTCCTAGCATCTCTCTTTTCCATATCAGGCCTTGGCTTTTCTCTTCTTCTACCTCCATCCCTTTCTCTTCTCTCATATGTATCAccctctctccttctgtcttGAAAACCAGCGTCCGGCTCTTGAAATCTCTCCCTTGGTCGTGGTTTGTCCCCCTCTACAGGCCTCCGTCCCTCTTCCCTTGCCCTGTTTCGGAaatcctctctttccctctctctgtacctctctctctcccatgcCCTCTCCCAGTTGTCTCCTTCTGGTCTTTTCGGTCTCTCTCTCGGCCTCCTTTCCACTCTGTCCTTCATCTCAGAGGCGGACGTCATTCTTCGTCCACCTTCTGGGCTGCTTTTTCTCGTTCTTGGAAATGTGTCACCTTTCTTCATCCCCCTCTCCACCTCTTTTTCTGACTCCTTCTCCAGATTGGACAGTGGCCTCCCGCGTCCTCTCATGTCGTCATCTtgtctcctttctctctctctcctgtccctTTCTCCTTCCCTCTCCCTCTGCCTGGGCACAGGAGCCTGATCTCTTTCATAGTATCTATCCCGTGGGTCTGCATCTTTATATCTTGCTTTGTCTCTCATTTTCTCcatgtccctctctctcttccagtcCCCTTCACGGTCTCTATCTCGGTCTGACTGGGCGGTCATCGCTGGTCTGGGACTTGGATCCCGGGAGACTTTTCCACCTGGCTGGAGCTTGCAGtctgatgtgtttattttagaTAATGTGTCAAAGAGGTTGCCGCTGGGCCTTTTGGTCCCCATAGTGTCATATTTTGGAGCACCTGTAAGACACCAATGCCAAattcaatcattttaaaatcagacacaaggaataaagtcatttttaatcaaGTTAGACAGGATGAGAAGGGTCTGCAAACAAAAACCTTTTACCAATCTGCTATGTGGTTGTGATCACCCATGCAAGCTACTGCAAGCCAATAATACAACAGTTTTATCCAAAGTTTGTCCAAATATTCTGgactttgacacttttaaaccccCATGTTTTTAAACTATGCAAactctgttttcttattgatcaatagaacagaaaaagaCTGACTTGAATTTTGTGACCAGAGTCAAGCACGACACATGTTGACATGTGTGTCGCCcgacagccaaggtcaagcttgatggaaTCTCTTAtttccaggccttttcacccctggaaATTATCGGGCCACAGCCTTGTGgaaaccctactacccacccagATGGTACCCTAAGACATGCTCACTCGTCACATTCACTTTTGACTCCACCttaaaatgttgaacttttcATCAGATTATGTTCCCATGCCCCTTGCAATCCAGATCAAGACCGGGGTTCGCCACATCTACTTAAGTGTTAGTTCAAGCAGGCAGTGaagtcaagtgctgccatataagtgagatcagctgttctcatACAAGACCTTATCAGCTGACTGCCAGATcactctaagcatgctattggctaatgtCACTCAGGCTGcaatatttaaactgctctagcctggctatgctttacTACTCCCTctacaagctgctttttgcaacactcctccaccccagctcgtTCTTTATGCTAtgtctgacttaatcaatgtcattctgttgttactgatgcctgctctgccctGGGGTTTTCTGTTGCTTCTTGCCAAGCCTCAGGCTTTTCTTATAGGcgcaggaaaggcaggaacatcTGCTGTTCCTACTTGATGTTTTCTACACAGGTTTGTGGATAAGCAGGGGggtcccagaacagccacaccgccaGATATATATAACAGCAATAAGAGAGaataataactgctaataaagagataaaaacaattAGGACCACAAaccatgtgtgtttcttgacaaagtggtccagGCCGTTAatgcctgaaagttctgcacagtactgtatgtgtCAAATTCAAACAATGctcaggagtttgcctgcaatctttgctgattaaaaacaagaaaacaccCAATACTGGATGCCTAAAAGTTCTATTTTTTTGCAGTCATGTTAAAACAGGTATcagtattgtttgattttacagaTAGCTCAACTTTCTCAAAGCCTCAACCATCCTAATATTATATTTTGCTCCCCTTATATATGCTTATATGGTGGTAAAAATATTAGGAATActtcttcattttaaatgcacTAAAGTACAacggttcccaaagtgggggtcacaagacactgtgAGGGGGTCATGAGATGCATTCCAAAAACCAATGAATATTtcaaatggttttaaaatttgaaattttactaatttttgtaaaacatataaatgaaagcagttcaatttaaaacaaaaccatggttgttgattttttttaatgctgaaatcaaagtaatgtttaaaaaatccttaaaaccCAAGTCCacacatgactattcctgaaTGTGCACaactgtgttcaactatgcctCACCCACCCTCAGGTAGAGTGagggtcccctgtctctggaACTGCTATTCTGAAAAGTTTGTGAACTCCTGCTCTAGTATACTACTATCTCCCACTACAATATCAATACtagatattaaaaaacaaatcaagagCTGATAAATAATAGAGGTGAAATACTGCAGCTAGCTACTAAGGATAATCAAAGACAGCAGTAACATTAGTTACATACAATGATCAGCCATAACAACATTACCACTTATGCAGACTTTTGCAATGAAATATGGCATATTTAGCATAAATTCTACTTTCACATTGCGGCTACAGTCTAAGATTTTGTTGCCATGGTCTGAAAGGTGATCATTCtactttatttcattatttatgtcCTAGCAGCTGGTTGTCTGCTATTGGAACACTGACCATTGAaggtgttcctaatattttgttctccttttaaacGTTAATGGAAAGGGCAAAATAGAACACCTCTAATTCAAAACACTTGTGTGGCACGCAACCACCCAAGACAATATCCAAATAAGTGTAAAGTAGAATTCTGATCATCTTTTTGACCATGATAAcaaaatctgtaaataaaaaGCTGTGACAAAGTAGAATTTATGGTAAACTGTTATATAGGATTGCATTACATTGCAAATAGGGTCATGCTGTTATGCTTGATGGTGTATAGTTGTCAAGattttgtaaatatgttaaAGGAAGGTtatgattgtatttttttatttttctaaagacTTAAGAAATAAATCCTGAGTAGAATTATCTCCTTTTGGACTTTATCAAcaaaaattgaggaaaaaaaaaagacttttaaagtaGAATTTTTGGTAGAAATGTTGCACTACATTTCATCAGCTGGCTAATTAGTGAAAATAGTTTTAGGAACAAGATCAGGAAAGGGggggatattttttttatatttatcacCAAAGTCAaagaaagtttgttttgttgtactgGAGTGTGTTTAATTCAAGGGTTTCCTAATGTTTTGGCCTCTATATTTAGCCACATGCATGAGTAGTAAATGAGTAGTACAATAATTGTCAATCATGACCCAGAAGTGGGTTATGGCACTGGTTTCGGTGAGCAGCACTGACATATGAAAACCCTTATTGGGTATAAATCCATTCAActgattttactttattttcccatgataacaaGTAATTTTAAGAGTTTTCTCGAGAGTCTAAAGCATTCAAATCCTCGTTTTTCTGATAACAATGTTGTTTGTACATGATAATGAGTTAAT
It encodes the following:
- the arhgef5 gene encoding zinc finger CCCH domain-containing protein 13 isoform X2, which encodes MGTKRPSGNLFDTLSKINTSDCKLQPGGKVSRDPSPRPAMTAQSDRDRDREGDWKRERDMEKMRDKARYKDADPRDRYYERDQAPVPRQREREGERDRRERERRQDDDMRGRGRPLSNLEKESEKEVERGMKKGDTFPRTRKSSPEGGRRMTSASEMKDRVERRPRERPKRPEGDNWERAWERERYREREREDFRNRAREEGRRPVEGDKPRPRERFQEPDAGFQDRRREGDTYERRERDGGRRREKPRPDMEKRDARRPSPSRRMDRDIYNDRKGRETAQKEGKRDTRSEGDSDERERRRERVRDREREELTYQQSRSEGDNKGRTERGRYEDEDRNRYRDREADQSRRRKVEKERERYRETEKERERWMEDRYREYDQRRSRDTKEREADPGKRNRAQNDTAPRPPPRAQSSGEWSSDMDSSEVRHRRGRDSYEESGRGGEDERKSERSRGEATEQRRMWLEPQRSKNSKEELVDRERERRMEWEKEGQRAKEEPDKRHRGRDEYSREKKRESEGVSIDREEVEEFWREGDKAGKERLSDSDGGIEGSWRRRDAEGENVTDNTEESDREEEGGSDYWPRSEGSEEGGSETGWKLDRDRMLSGEDGFVTVSSGEDDREEEEFEDCQEFWESGRSYDEHSPVAFKGEEREETDDGGKEKQPKYVFCVIGQTLPRTQKRDMSPSQVDEKEGVERREPSFKSSHRFSDDNTQQPQDDLGRSDRIASETSDNGQRVSSETGGVTKGKVEHPYEEIGTFKRDSQTERLLIEWREKNKGENRGNESNSPLPSNPYADVFSQVDFEQIQPILDGIKSGAMSPEEVEAIRIRMSGAWSMSEEPKRHSQAPHLKWAKNVVREILGRSEDQALEEPIADVKEEEVEEEMSVLRSDQEHSEPEQEEEVEEELLEEEGLRDDDEDDRSKSWGEVELRNVLDTIDRRKRNSRFFNAAQLYQQYSEAAQNFEILRQARSSDVISVCEDAPRSPIPSPPPARRPLPPLPTVRHPHSLSHTGSVTSAKSLPLPEPPRRSSSPRLSISLTQSATLWRELPGVRNSTELEELTEDQRRLQEVRFEMVTSEASYCRSLDIVVEHFVKCKQLGALLTTQDRNWLFSRLADVRAISHSFLSKLEERVESNIMHFTVCDIIARHCQRFKMVYVPYLTNQSYQDATYQRLMNENQGFKRIVEKLERSPVCQRLPLRSFLVLPFQRITRIKLLVQNIVKRTTPGTPEATHAIKAMKLLEKLIQESNDSITQMKSIESLVSLSAKVDFECRTLPLISQSRRLVREGPVTELMDFSLKDTERSIYLHLFTDYLLVSIQKEGGRFTVIDHAPVSELRAENCRVKLHSLQKNLIRLHMSNKALLLRTDTQSDKLRWISALSRPHSEVDFSAAQDFPQMQCIRAFVAQQPDELSLEKADVILVHQQSSDHWVEGTRLSDRHRGWVPESHLDTISNSRVRQRNLSDALKLTTATAAI
- the arhgef5 gene encoding zinc finger CCCH domain-containing protein 13 isoform X1, with protein sequence MGTKRPSGNLFDTLSKINTSDCKLQPGGKVSRDPSPRPAMTAQSDRDRDREGDWKRERDMEKMRDKARYKDADPRDRYYERDQAPVPRQREREGERDRRERERRQDDDMRGRGRPLSNLEKESEKEVERGMKKGDTFPRTRKSSPEGGRRMTSASEMKDRVERRPRERPKRPEGDNWERAWERERYREREREDFRNRAREEGRRPVEGDKPRPRERFQEPDAGFQDRRREGDTYERRERDGGRRREKPRPDMEKRDARRPSPSRRMDRDIYNDRKGRETAQKEGKRDTRSEGDSDERERRRERVRDREREELTYQQSRSEGDNKGRTERGRYEDEDRNRYRDREADQSRRRKVEKERERYRETEKERERWMEDRYREYDQRRSRDTKEREADPGKRNRAQNDTAPRPPPRAQSSGEWSSDMDSSEVRHRRGRDSYEESGRGGEDERKSERSRGEATEQRRMWLEPQRSKNSKEELVDRERERRMEWEKEGQRAKEEPDKRHRGRDEYSREKKRESEGVSIDREEVEEFWREGDKAGKERLSDSDGGIEGSWRRRDAEGENVTDNTEESDREEEGGSDYWPRSEGSEEGGSETGWKLDRDRMLSGEDGFVTVSSGEDDREEEEFEDCQEFWESGRSYDEHSPVAFKGEEREETDDGGKEKQPKYVFCVIGQTLPRTQKRDMSPSQVDEKEGVERREPSFKSSHRFSDDNTQQPQDDLGRSDRIASETSDNGQRVSSETGGVTKGKVEHPYEEIGTFKRDSQTERLLIEWREKNKGENRGNESNSPLPSNPYADVFSQVDFEQIQPILDGIKSGAMSPEEVEAIRIRMSGAWSMSEEPKRHSQAPHLKWAKNVVREILGRSEDQALEEPIADVKEEEVEEEMSVLRSDQEHSEPEQEEEVEEELLEEEGLRGMRQNRADMHADQFSAMHGDTSTYTHADTLLDSEGKEDRKMDKQTEERADVVVKISREKGDEGEQSEMDERVRKQKEVEMYLSVSNTLYKPNSCPILTYDTESDRLSPRAGEGQEVEEKMGDSEEEKQGVETEERGTADEVGQTGEGVIVADRKTNGGTLTSSCSFRDLGPEARFRRRGIRKTTERRKEELVEEEEGVGRDRRTRIFSTTDDDEDDRSKSWGEVELRNVLDTIDRRKRNSRFFNAAQLYQQYSEAAQNFEILRQARSSDVISVCEDAPRSPIPSPPPARRPLPPLPTVRHPHSLSHTGSVTSAKSLPLPEPPRRSSSPRLSISLTQSATLWRELPGVRNSTELEELTEDQRRLQEVRFEMVTSEASYCRSLDIVVEHFVKCKQLGALLTTQDRNWLFSRLADVRAISHSFLSKLEERVESNIMHFTVCDIIARHCQRFKMVYVPYLTNQSYQDATYQRLMNENQGFKRIVEKLERSPVCQRLPLRSFLVLPFQRITRIKLLVQNIVKRTTPGTPEATHAIKAMKLLEKLIQESNDSITQMKSIESLVSLSAKVDFECRTLPLISQSRRLVREGPVTELMDFSLKDTERSIYLHLFTDYLLVSIQKEGGRFTVIDHAPVSELRAENCRVKLHSLQKNLIRLHMSNKALLLRTDTQSDKLRWISALSRPHSEVDFSAAQDFPQMQCIRAFVAQQPDELSLEKADVILVHQQSSDHWVEGTRLSDRHRGWVPESHLDTISNSRVRQRNLSDALKLTTATAAI